ggaaaataagCACTTAGCCAAACACACACTCCAGGTTTGTTACAGCTCCCTGGGAAGAAGGACCTGCTCCTGAGCAGCCCCACTCATGCCATGGCCTGGGGTGGGCAGCAGTATGGGGACTCAGGACACCATCCTTCAAGCATGGCAACCTCTTTCTGCCAGGAAGTCCCCAGGGAGGTGGTCATCTCCAaacgctgggagctgctgaagcCTCCTCTACAAAGAGGGGCTGGAGAAGGGAGTGATATCCCTAGGAAGACTCAGCATTGAGACAGCTCCTACCTGGTAAAAAGCATTATtgtgggtttgatttttttttctttatttgtttatttcacAAAATTTCCCTGGGAACTTCAGTAAGGGGAGACACAGAGAAATGCTCCCATTCTCTTTTGAAAACAGAATTTAAGCAGTGGCTCACCACAGCTGGGCCTGCTCACCACACTAATTCTGTTTTTCATCCCCAAAGGAGCTTGTATCTCATTAGCTTCATGCCCCTCCAGTCCCATGCTGCTCATTGAGAGGAGAGCCTGAGACAGGAGGTTTCTGTTCCAAGTTGAAAGCCAAGGGAAGCACCAACACTTTGATGGGCAGACAGAGAAGTTCCCAAGGGCAGCCCAGGCTATGGGAAGCATCAGTCATCTGCCACTGCAAAGGGCACCAGAGAAGTGCAGACAAGAAAAGTCGTTCAAGTGTCCCTGCCTACCATCTTCTGTTCAGACACCAACATCTGGTGGTTTCCCTCTTCCCTGCAGTCACTCCCACGTGCCAGATGAACACCAGAGACATCTTGGACAGGGAAGCCAGAGCTTCCAGCATCACTCTGAAGGAACATTCAGGCAActcttccccaccaccccaAAGGAAGCTGGAGAAGAAGGCTGCCCTACTTGAGCAGTCCTGTCAGAGTGTTCCTCTCCCCTTCTCCACCCTAAAAACTTCCAGCATTTGCTGGCCTCGAGAAGAGGGTGCACGTCCCTCAGCAACACAATCAGAGCAAACAAGGCAGCGCTCTCATCTGCCTCTAGAGATCTGGCCACTGTCAGGGAAGGGATGCTGGAATACACAACAATGGGATTCAGTTTTCTGTCCTAATGTGGTGAATTCTATACAGAAAAATGTCACCCCTCACCTGGTATTCGAATGAGTTTAAGAAACCCTACAGAGGAGAGGCATATCTGCTTCCCAGGAAATAAGCCCACCATGATTAATTCTGTTTGGAATTAGGGGACCGAAAAGAGACAGCAACTTGGCAGGAAAGGTACATGCCAACCCAAAACGTTAGCGGCTTGCTGTGCATGCAAAGTAAGTCAACTGTTTCCACGTCGATGGCCTGATCCACGTTCTGCCAGAACGTGACCGGCCATCTCTGAGGGCTGCTCAGCCAGAAAACCACTTGGAGACTCCACCTTAGCTCACAGGAGAGGTATGGGAGGGAAGGGAACTCACTCCAACACTTGGGAGGCAAGGATGGGAAAGGTTTGTAGACAGGGTTCCTCCAACATGCAACTTGCCTTTCAGCTCAGAGATCGCTGCTTAGTCCAGAATGCCTTTCCCTCCAGTTCAAGCAAGCCAAACACCATCCCAGACACACATGCTTCGATACTACAAAATACTCTTTTCTCTAAGGACCATCTAATACCACTACAGTTTGTGCAATCACTGcatttattattcatttttaaactctctctcgctctctccctgtagaaattttttttaaaacttttctttttttatgcaAAACTAATCATTTCACTTTTTCCACTCCATCATAAAATCTCCCCTAAAAACACGACAACGAGAACAAACATGGCACAGACACAGAGAATATTTCcctgtttttgttgattttttttcctatgggtTACGGGGAAAGGAAGGGGATACTTTCAAATAAACTCCTCCCTCAATTCCATGCCCATTTTAAAAGGCACGGATGAATCTTCTTTCCTATCTCCATTAAGGAGCAAAGGCAAAAATTCagaaggaggagcagagcccacgTGAATACGAAGGTAGGTTAGCTAGCCTCAAGTGTCTTGTCCACCTGAGGGAACTCGAGGCTACTGCTGCATTCAAGTTAGCAAATCTCTAACTCAAACCAGCACGGGATCCTCATTTTGGATCCAGAGGTTCAGGGTTTGGTTCCCACCTGGTGACCCACCCAGGCAGGGATTTGTCACACAAGCAGGTGAGCTGTGTCTGCAAGCCGGATCATACTCCTTTCTTCCTCCACAACGAGGATCTACCACACGAGTTTCTCTGCTGCAACAAGTCCCCTCATCTCCTCACCGCAGGAAGGAGGCCCTTGCGGAGCATCCCTACAATGACCCACTGTTTTACTCTTCACAGACAGTTCCCTTGCTTGCCACTCTGGAGAAAGGCAAAACCCCTTCAATTAAACAATTCCTGCCCCTTGCCCCCAAAGAACACCATACAAGAGACACTGGGGAAAAGAATTCTGCCAAGCAACACACCTTGGCCAAAACACATCAAGAGTTTCCTATTAAAGTTCCCTTTTATCTCCCACTTAAACGCTTCAACACTTTTTTCAGAACCTTGataccacaaaacaaaacacagcaccACATACACACCAAACAGTAACTTAACAACCTAAAGTGACTGGCCAGTTTGCATCCACCCCATAAAGCAGCTCCTCTTATCTCATAGCCACAGATTAGTTCTTATTcagaagggggaggaaaaagagaagaatcTCCTTGCTATTTTCCTAAGAAAGAGCTTTTCCCTATGCCTACAAACTGCTCATCTTTGAAGCTGCAGTCAAATGGATAGGCTATGCTAACATAAGGGATCCCTGGGTGTGCCAGGCACAGGAAAGATGCgcaaaagaaaacccaaacaaaaaaaaaaaaaaaaacaaaaaaaaaaccaacatccACAAAAAATACAAGCAGGTATTAACACAGACACGCACACAAGTCCAACAAGTTATAGAAAGCCTTAGCTTGGTGAATGGATGATCAGGGAAGTCTCTTTCTCCCTGCCCCTAGCTTCAGCTGTGAATGAAAGCACATCCCCGAAGAGTCCACTAAGCTCTTTaaccaaggaaagaaaaagaaagaggtgTACCAAGGGTGGTGCTAACAGCACCTGGAATCCCCCTCAGACTGTCTGCGCAGACACCCAACCACAACTGGTGTGAATTCACCGTTTCCCACGGCTTGGATGGCTTGGAATGCCACCCACTGCAAGGCAAGGTTTGTGGGGAGGGCAGTAAAGATTTTATTACACCAACCCAGGCGCTGAAGGCAGGGAATAGACACACTCTGGGCACAAAAGCCCTAATTAAGGTCAGAAGCTGGTCTATCCCTCTACCACCCTGacaacgtcccttgggcagacAAATATTACTTCCCTCCCACAAACTGCCTCCCTTCTATCCTCAGATCACTACAACCACAAAATCACTACTGCAGGAGAGCACtcctcagagccagcagctcctgaacATCCTTGTGTGAAAAGCACCAGAGGGGCCAATTCCACTTGTGTTCACCCGCCCAGGCAGGCTTATAAGCAAATGAGCCCTGGCATGAGGAATTTTTTCCACCCTTTTCACCTCTGCAGCATGCTATGTAGAAGTGACACCCCTCTGCCCCAtccagggacagggctcagaggGTGAGGCTCTCCTACCAGTTCATCAGCATCTCTTTTCCTTGCCTCTACGAGCTCAGTCCTGTGCAAGTAGAGGAagaaaggagagcaaaggaaCGGATTCTCACCATGAAGCTTAGGACCCACACAGAAACAGAGCAAGCCAGAAATGGCAGGCAAAAAATAGAGCTTATCTTGGATGTGAACAAAGCTGGTCAGGGAAAGAGGGAGCCGTGGAATAAACAGCAAGCTGTGGTCTTGCTCCCTCCTACTTGCTAggggtgaagagaaggaatttcTAGATCAGCTTTAGGGGAAGAGATCCAGCGCACATGCATGCGCAGGTATTTCCTATGAGCACCTTTGGCTGACAGTTGTAAGGGCTGTTTCAGATGCTGAAAAGACAGAGGGGAAACCTCTTCCAGGCCACCCACCAGAGggaggggagagcaggagggaCACAACCGAGCAGGAGGGGCAAAAACAAGCAGGAAGAACAACCAACCTGCCTTAGCATCCACCCCTCCTTCCTTTGGAAGGAACAAGAGGAAGCAGAGAGGGCTGGGGGAAACTCACAGGAGGCGGGAGAGCAGCCTCACGCAGCTGGGCAGCGTCACACTGCTGCCATCATCCTCCCACAGACCGAGGGATGGAGGCACAGCCCACTCCTGCTTCCGCCACAGAAAGGCCAGAGAAAGGCATTTCGTGTCCCTCTCCACAAACAAGTGCAACTgatggacatcaggaggaagaTATGGGCTGGAGGCAGACtcctcttttcttccctttctcctgaggagctgaACAGGTATGAAGATGAGGGAGAAGAGGAGGGATCAGGGCACCTGAAAGCACCCATACAACTGCCAAGGTAGCACCAATAGTCAAAGGAAAGGGGAAGCCAATATGAGGCATAGGCTGCATGGGGCAACGCCCAGCACCCCAGCTTTGTCTCAAGCACCTTCCAGGCATGACATTTAACCTGTCCTTCTCCCCCTCACTCTGAGGGCATCTGGATCAGCAACTGCCACAAGGACAGTAGAGAAGAGGGCAGATCCAGGCTGCAGGCCAAGAGGGGAAGGATGGCAGGATGGTAGTCATGGCAAGGGGGAAACAAGAATGGAAGAGTCTGCATGCATGTTGTGGGAGAAGGTCTGGAGGACATGGGCAAGGGCTCCAATCCTCTTACATCCTCCCCTCACGGGTTTGGAGCTCCTCTTCAGTTTTTGTCAAAGACAGAAGGGGAATGAGGAAGAGCAGCACCCTCCTCACCACCTGCACAGGCACACAGACACATGCTCACTCATCCCTCAGCCCCAAAGGCTCCACCGCCCGTTGGACAACACCACATTCAAGGACAAACAACCACTCCCCAGCCCCACCATAAccctccctgcctcctcctAGCAGTACCAACACCCAGGAACAGTGGGTGCTCCCACACCCCCACTGACACACTCCAGCCTCCAGGCAAGAGGAAttgggcaggaggagaggaggaggaagggtgGCAGTGAGGGTAGAGGGACAGCCAAGGGGAGAAGGAGAGAACTAAGGACAGCCATTCGCACCACAACTTCTCTCAGGCAGAGCTCCCCCCACACCCCTGGAGTGGGGGGACCCGGTTGCTCACTTGCTGCCTCCTCCACCACTGCCCGCCGCCACCTTCTCAAAATCCTCTGCATTGCAGAACTCCTTGATGGTTACAGTGAGGAGGTTGCTGGTGACATCTGTGACCACCACGTTAGAGCAAGGGGACATCTCAGGACGCCAGTCACCAGCCTCCTGCTCCGGGTCAGAAGAGGAGAGGGACAAGGAGGGAGTCTGCCCCCCACTGCACCCCCCCGAGGGAGAACGCTTGCTGGTGGCGGCCGACTCAGGGGGGATCGAGAGGTCGAGGACCTCTGACTCACGCCAGTCGGGGATGGCTGGGCTGAGGGTCTCGGGGAGCAGCTTAGGAGGGGAATCATCTGGGTCGGAGGAGGAGTGGGGAGCAGGTgaagggcagccagaggagctggagctgggggcATCATAGGGGGTGGAGCCCATAATGAGCCCACAGGAGGCTGCCTGGGAGCCTTCGGCCTCTCCCTTGCCCTCCAGAGAGGGGGCAGGTGCAGCAGACGGCTTATTGTAGAGCGAAAAGGTGCCAAACTTCATGTGGCGGATCTGAGTGCGCAGGACGCTCTCGCTGAACTTTTTGCTCTTGCCAATGACCCGGTTTCGGGATGGGATCTTGGGCCGGGCCAGGCCCCCGGCCCCATTGGCTGGCTTCCCACCTTTGTCAATGACCTTGAGGTTGAGGATGATGCGGCTGCGCTTGGGCTCGCGGGGTTTCACCTTACGGTTGATGATGCGCACGGTCTCCGAGAAGGGCGAGACAGGAGGGCGAATGCCGGCCCCGCCAGCCACGCTGCCGCCGTTCTGGGGATCCGGGCGGGGCAGGGGGCGCCGGGACATGCGGTGGCATCGCCGGATGTCCTTCTTGAGCCGGTGCACCGCGGCGCTGGAGTGGAGCTTGGGAGAGGAGGTACTGGAACCAGGCTTGACAGAAAAGTGTACATCCCCAATGTGGAGGGCCTCCGCTTGGGCCCGAGCCTGCGGTGGtggggagaaagaaaacaaacagggtcagagaggcagcctagctgcagccagagctccaATGGGGCACTGCTCACTCACCAAGCACTCGCCGGCAGCGCCGTGACACATTTATACCCAACATCAATGACAAGCACAGGTACACACCTACAAACTATTGATAGCTCCAGCACAGTCCCCAGACAGACACAGGGCACTGTCTGTGTCATTTTTGGGCAGCTGATGTCTCCCTAGGCTGTACCCCTGTTGACACATGCTTTCCCCAGGGAGAAACTGCGACTTCCCAGGCAGGTGTCAGGGTTAGAGTTAAGGGTCTCCAAAGCCCCCCTTGGTCGTCATCAGTCAAAGTGCACAACCCTCCACTGCCAGCCAAAGAAGCCAGCATCATCCTAGGCACTTGGGGCTGCCAGTGCTGAGACAGCACCCAAACTTGCAAAGGGATTGTACCAGGTTCTCTACAAATGGAACGTGAGATAAGAGGGAAGAGGCAGAGTAATGCCTGATGAGAATTGCCTCTAAAAAGGGTGGTAGAAGGGGGTCTTGAGGAACACAGATGGGAGGCTGGTGAGAATGGTCTGATGGAGATGTCTTCATTAAACACAAGAAATTTAGAGGTCTGATTTTTAACTAGGATCACATGGAAGTCATTCATTCTTACTGTGCGGTGGGAGCAAAGTCCAGTGTTCAAAGCCAGAGATGAGGCCAGCTGGAATTCAAGTAAAATTTAACTACACCTCCAAAGAAGAGACTGGCTTGTCCTTTTGAGCACCACACTTGTTTGAAACCTAGCAGTGGACCAGAGCAGGAATAGCACCTGTTCAACTGTTCTGTGCCAGCCCTCCTCAAGAGTCAGGCCAGGGGAACaatatttttaaactcttcTGGTGCCAAAAACTGCCCTGTTTCATCCAGCAGAGACAGGAACATTTCCTGGCAGCAGGAACAACAGTTTCATTGATAAGCTGGTGCTGTATGACCTGTGGGCATGGAAACCCAGAGTCTATTCTTACACCACATCTCATCAGAGCACTGTTGCTTGTATAGCTCATCCTTCCACCTGCACCCCAGGACTTGCCCAAGCCAACCCCCTTCCATATTCCCTCTCAGCAGCGGTGACAGGAAGAAGCCACGCAGGCCTGGAGGGGACAGGCAAGCCCCCACCCTGTGACCGCCCATCCCGCGAGCAGCTTCCCCCACCTCGTGGGCACAGAAAGAACTGCAGTGCTACAACACGACACCTGCTTTTCCTCCCCAACTTTTCCATCCCATTGCCCCTCGCACATGCCAAGATCGGGATGGCTTCTTGCCAGCTAAGAGCTTAGCGCTCAACTCCATCTCCTTTGTcaccctgcaggctgtgcctccTACCAGAGAAATGCCTGGGGAAAAAATGTGCGTGTAAAGGCAGGGATCTAGCAGATCTAAGCGAGGGGCCCAGCCAGCCCCTGCACAAAAAGCTCAAAGTCCTGgccctacagctccagagctTTGCTGTTAGCCAGAGCCCCTCTTCTCCCACAGAGATACCCATGGGAACCACAGAAGATCCTGAATGAGCACAGAATGGAGACGTGAAGACATTTTGTTCCTCTCTCGACTAACACTGGATGATCACAGCCTTCAGTACTACTTGTATTCTGGCTTTAAAAGAACTGCAAAAATGAGGCCTCCTTCTCTGACTGTAAAAGAACACACAAATTGAAGGCTCACCCTGTCTGGGGACCTAGACTCTGTGTTAGCCAAATGACAAAGAAACAGACAAAGTTAGTACAaccccaaggcagggacagccacTCTGCTCATTAACACACAGGGCGTTCCCACCTAGCTAAAGGGAAGTgttcccagcacacacaaaccccAACACTTTTTCTGCTGTAGCAGAAAGCATCCCAATGTCCACCTAGTTACTCCTTGCTCAGCCTCCTGTGTTACTCCATGCCCCAAACTGTTGAGAAAATAAGACACAGTTCCTGTCCCAGGCACAGTACAGGCCTGAGCCCAGCAACAGCTCCAGATGAACTCCCTGCACCACACATCAACTCTCCCCCTCACATCAATACACAATCACAACGCGGAGACACTGCAGACCCGGTCAGGAGGTCACAGGCAAATGCACATTTGGGCTGTGCTTACTCCATCTCTTCACGGGTGCCTCTGAAGCAGATGGCAGGCACAATACAAGCTAAAGTTTGCTTTCTGACATTACATACCAGCACAGCCTGAATTAACAAATTGGCTCCTTTTCATCCTGCTCCACACCACAGCCAGCCCTTCCAGCATTGCTGCTCTTGTGCTTTGGGTTTCTTACCAATTTACCACTGCTGAGCCAGGAGCAAAGCGCAATACAACGTCCCATTCCAAAACCCAGGACAGGGAAGCCAGGCAGAGGCTACACAGATGCATCACTGAAAATCCTTCTACAGCTTCAGTGGATGGACACAGGTATCCTTCAGGGTCTCTCCTGTTGCCAACACTGCACTTTCAGATTAATTGTCTAGCCCATAATCATGCCTTCGAGTGAGGAGTTCTGCCCCCTCTGTGCCATTCTGCTCCAAGTCAAATCTAATTGCCACCTTCCACCAGCACCGCCTCCATCACCCAGGAGAGAAAGAAGGCAGCTTCCCAGAAGTGTGGGGGAAGTAGTCACAAACACCCTCAGTTTCCTTGtacaccccaaaaattcctgagCAAAGCTTCCCATCAGCCACATGAAACAAAGTGATAATTCTGGGATGGTTACTTCCTGGCCACTTCCACAGCCCTGTTCTCTTACCTTCTCTTTCTGCATACATTAATCAGCTCCTGTCCTGTTTTCACAGAGACCTGTCCTGGTTTTGTGTTTGTCCAGCAGCTACTGCAGAGCCCTGGTACATGGCTTGGACTTTTCCAGTGTGCCAGAACCAGTAGGTCTCATTTAGGTGCCATGTGTCTGCGTTTCCAGTTACTTCTGGGGCACTTTCTCACGGCTGAAGCTGTTTCTAACTCATGTTTCAGCTATCTGCCTTTATTGAATTCCAGCTTTAGTAGCGTCCAGGTGGTCTACGCACGGCATTGATACTTTGGTCAGATTAAGAGAGAGGGTTAAATTAGGGCCCAACAGTCCTTCCCTGCTGCTACACTGCTATCCCCAGTGACCAGCTTCAATGCAAGTTCCAAAGAGCATTATGCAAATATTCTGCTTACCTTGAGATTGTTTTTCCAGGTAAGGTTTCAAGAAAAATCGTATCAGATGCTTTATCTAAGACCAGCCCTCAGAGCTTTCTCACTTGGGAAGCTCAGTATTCCTACCACAGGATCAGGTTTATTCAGGCATCACCTACATGAACTCGTCCCTTCACTGCAGAGGACAGCACAGAGGCTCTCCTTCCCCTGCTTCCAACTTTGGATTAAGTAACTTGCCAGCTTTGGTTTGGAGAAGACTCAACATTCAGTTTTATCTGCTGGAAATGCacttctccctgctctgggcccaTTCCTCGATCATTCCCAAGCCATATGAAGataatgtgtttggaaaataaagcCCCCGAATCCTTTCAGCTGTGTCACCACAGTTTGCTCCTTGGCTCACAAGTTCTCCACATGTAAACCCCCTCTCTAGGTTTTGCTGCTTTCaccagcaggatgtgctcaCTGCTGAAGAGGTACTCAGCATGTATACGAAGTAATTCACTCTGCTTACAGCTCAGCCTACATCAGGATGCAGTTTCTGGAAGCTTGCTGCAGTGCTCTGTCATGAGAGCAAGCCAATTGCTGGGATTGCTtcccttccccctcttcccGTCTGGGATATGTATCACCTTTATTTATCTTGTACAGCTCTCCCTCACTGCCCCTGGGAACTGGTGTATCTCCCCCATTCCCTACTATTTCTGAATAAGTGTCCCTCGAGGCCCAGCAAGCATATTTGTTCATTCATTCCCTTAACGCACCGAGGCACACAAGCACGTACGCAGACACGTGCTTAGAAAGGCCTCTCCTACCTGATTTGTATCAAAATCTCTAcaatttggaagaaaaaaatcaaaccaaagaCCTTGTAAAGCAATAGATTTCTagtgaattattttaaaatctcgCCAATTCCAGTAGTCCTGCTGCACCATAGTAGCGCTACTCTCTCATAAATTACTGGCTCTGCTTTGTCTTTTATTCTCCACCTGCATTCCCACAGTCTTTGCTCCCAACAGCATTTGCAAGAGctcttctttcccctttttGGCTGCCATTCTGCCTTTTTATCACCCTCTTTCTTCTGCAGTCTTCCAAGTGACAAGGCAAAAGCAAGCCAGTTCATAGCACAGTTCTCCCAAGCAACACTGCCATAAACTAAAGTTTCCCTCCGGATTGGGAACAAAATGCTACAAAAGGGGAACGGTCTGTTTTCAAATGACTCAGGATAATTTATGAACAGGAAGGAGATCAAAAGAAACCCAATTCCAGCTTTGGAGTTCAAGAGAGGGCGAAAGGACACAGCACCATGCTGCTCAGCCCCTTCTTCCCCCACTCTCCTACTAAGAATCCCTTTACCCTTGTTCTCCCTTACTTCTTCCTTCCCATTAACCTTCTTCGCTCCTGTCACCTCAGTATTTATGGCCACCCCAGCTAGGGGTCTTTGCCAGTCACCCACTGAGCTTGCAGATTGGGCTCTGTCTCTGAATAGCACTTGCTAGACTTTATTAAATGAGTTGGTGAGGTTTGCATTCCACACATTGGAGTGCCTGGAGAAAAAAGTTCAATAAAAAGAGCAAATCGAGcaggagaaaaagaggaagatCACTACAGCACATGCTATGTCTCTCTCTAAGCTCACACCAGCATCCATGCTGAAGGGCCTGTCCTCAAGGATCACTTCTGCCAGACACCTGAAGAGCCTTACATACAGTGCTGCCCGTTTCAGACTAAGAACTTGGTTTCCCATCTGCTCAGCAAAGGGCTGCAGCACACCAGCAGCCTCCCAAGAATCACAGCCTCCTGCCAAGCCAGAGCTCAGCTGTGGGAACGTTTGCCCCTAGCATGCAAAGGATAAAGACCCATTTCCTGCCCAAACCTCTGCAGTTGAACTTTGCAGGGGTCGCTTTCAACACCGGCCATCTTGATAGTGACATTACAAAGCCTGGACTGTGATGTGCCTCTGCAGTCTGATGGAAAGGGCAAGTGTTAGACAGCTCTCAGAAACAGGAGCCTGGCTTACAAAGCAGCAGGTGGTCAAAGATGCAGCTTTTCAAAGCTTTTCCAAAGGCGTGGGCCACTAACCTGCAGGAATGCTTTCTGCAAATCCCCCTGGGTGCCTATCTGCAACTTTTGAGAAATAATCCCAGGATAAACCTAGTCCCAAGTGCAAGCTAAAACACCCACACAAGCCAAGGGACTGAGTGCCATACCAGGGCACTTATTTTGATGCCATTCTGGAGACTCAGAAGCCTAGGTTTAAGCATCAATACACATGAAAAATCCTAGCAAGCCACTCAGTCAAGGGCAGACTACTCCATCAAAGCAGTCCTAGGCCAGATTTCTGCTTAAACATCATTGCATCCAGGCCTAATCTGTTCAGTTAACAGATCAAAAAGAATATTGTTCTAACTGCCAACTCCAAATACTCCCTCTGGGATACAAGAATCAAATTTCTTCCCCTGCTTCCGAAATTCTCACTGGCAAGAGATTCTGCAGCTGAAAGAACTGAAAATACTGTTAGCAATGCCCGAGGCAGAACCCAATCCCACTCCTCCCCCAGCAGAAccggtgctgcagggctggaagaggGGAAATGTGCATCTTCAGGGGTCAGAAAAGCTGAGTTACAAACCATCCCACTGTCTCTGCCGAAACTCTAGCTGCAGTTGTGTCGATTGTGGTTTGGCTGAACAGAGCTCAAACAAGTTCAGATGGGGCTGGCTCAGAGAGAGTTACTGCTCACTGCCTGGTCTGGGGTGTTATTTTTAGGGTAGGATCCGAAGTCACAGAGGAACAGCaagtcagagctgctctgtttcccagaggtgcaaacccagcagcagtggcagcgctctgccctgccagcctcTCCCACAACGTGGCACCAGCCCTCAGGAGAGCCGATCTTGCTCCCTTATCACGAGTCACCTTCTACAAAGTACCAAGCCAGCTCTGGAAACCTACAGGTTTCCAGTACCATTTGAGGAGCTGGCAGAAGGAAGATGTGCCACAGAAACGTGTCACGGATGTGATTCAAAGGATGCTGCTGAATAATTCACGTTCAGTTTAGGGGAGTTTTAAAGGGTAATGGGAAAAGAGAAGCAATGAGTGGGTTTTGAGTTCgggggttggttttggtttttaaatgaGTAAGaatgagtaattttttttaaaaatgagtgATATGGCAATAGATGTGGCCATATCACattcagaataaaaaataaaagaaagtgaTTACACATAGCATAGTCACCGCTCTACAGCTCTGAACAGTGTCAGGTGTTACAAATACCAGTATTTTTTAATGCAGGCAGAGGACTCTTTCAAGCTGGTGATTTTTCCTTCAGGTGTTCCTTTGCATTGTTGGAAATTTAAACACAAGAGTTACATTTAATGCATGACTGCCAGAAAGAGGAAATCCAGCTAGTCTGTGTTCCCTCAATAGAGCACAAGAGGTAGTACATTATCAGATATGTTTGTAATTCTCAGGCTACAGACACAAACACTGTTAGCAGAAAAACAGGCGACCGGGGAGGACAGTTCCATCAGCAGGACTTCCCAAGGATTGCCATGGTCCCCTGGGCTTCACGCAGAGCATCAGAATACGCCTGCTCCTGCATTTCTTCTGTGTGCTTCATTAAGCCCTCTCACAGCAGAGAAGGGGTGACACCCTACCCCTCA
This region of Zonotrichia albicollis isolate bZonAlb1 chromosome 4, bZonAlb1.hap1, whole genome shotgun sequence genomic DNA includes:
- the CBX6 gene encoding chromobox protein homolog 6 isoform X1 codes for the protein MELSAVGERVFAAESIIKRRIRKGRIEYLVKWKGWAIKYSTWEPEENILDSRLIAAFEQKERERELYGPKKRGPKPKTFLLKARAQAEALHIGDVHFSVKPGSSTSSPKLHSSAAVHRLKKDIRRCHRMSRRPLPRPDPQNGGSVAGGAGIRPPVSPFSETVRIINRKVKPREPKRSRIILNLKVIDKGGKPANGAGGLARPKIPSRNRVIGKSKKFSESVLRTQIRHMKFGTFSLYNKPSAAPAPSLEGKGEAEGSQAASCGLIMGSTPYDAPSSSSSGCPSPAPHSSSDPDDSPPKLLPETLSPAIPDWRESEVLDLSIPPESAATSKRSPSGGCSGGQTPSLSLSSSDPEQEAGDWRPEMSPCSNVVVTDVTSNLLTVTIKEFCNAEDFEKVAAGSGGGGSK
- the CBX6 gene encoding chromobox protein homolog 6 isoform X2, with the protein product MELSAVGERVFAAESIIKRRIRKGRIEYLVKWKGWAIKYSTWEPEENILDSRLIAAFEQKERERELYGPKKRGPKPKTFLLKPGSSTSSPKLHSSAAVHRLKKDIRRCHRMSRRPLPRPDPQNGGSVAGGAGIRPPVSPFSETVRIINRKVKPREPKRSRIILNLKVIDKGGKPANGAGGLARPKIPSRNRVIGKSKKFSESVLRTQIRHMKFGTFSLYNKPSAAPAPSLEGKGEAEGSQAASCGLIMGSTPYDAPSSSSSGCPSPAPHSSSDPDDSPPKLLPETLSPAIPDWRESEVLDLSIPPESAATSKRSPSGGCSGGQTPSLSLSSSDPEQEAGDWRPEMSPCSNVVVTDVTSNLLTVTIKEFCNAEDFEKVAAGSGGGGSK